The proteins below come from a single Mucilaginibacter mali genomic window:
- a CDS encoding TldD/PmbA family protein, with protein sequence MAILTENEAKALMQKALSYSKADECEINLNGSDSANIRYARNSVSTAGNVNSTNMAISSAFGKKLGVTTLNEFTDAELEKAVRLSEELARLAPENPEYMPVMGPQTYAPTTSTTYIKATEDMTPKQRTDLVAQSLQVAKEAKLTAAGFLQSTTGFSSMMNSKGLFAYTKYSDINFSATLRTDDGKGSGYATRDYENVADMDTLKFTKIAAQKATGSAGARAIEPGKYTVILEPAASIVLLENLWGSLDQRSTDEGRSFLSKKGGGTRVGEKLMDERVTIFSDPARTDLPGLTWTGDGRPQVKRTWIEKGVVKTLYNSRYWADKQKIESIPGPGPMIMEGGTQTLEELIKGTEKGILVTRLWYIRPVDPQTLLYTGLTRDGTFYIENGQIKFPVKNFRFNESPVIMLNNLDALGIPERTVSAESNQSALIPPMRIRDFTFTSLSDAV encoded by the coding sequence ATGGCCATACTAACAGAAAACGAAGCAAAGGCTTTAATGCAAAAAGCGTTAAGCTACTCAAAGGCCGACGAATGCGAGATCAACCTCAACGGGTCCGACTCGGCCAATATACGTTATGCGCGCAACTCGGTATCCACCGCGGGTAATGTCAACTCAACCAACATGGCCATATCATCGGCCTTTGGCAAAAAACTGGGCGTAACTACGCTGAATGAATTTACCGATGCCGAACTGGAAAAAGCCGTGCGCCTGTCGGAAGAGCTGGCACGCCTGGCACCCGAAAATCCGGAATACATGCCGGTGATGGGGCCGCAAACTTACGCGCCAACTACATCAACCACCTATATAAAAGCTACCGAAGATATGACGCCCAAACAGCGCACAGACCTGGTAGCCCAAAGCCTGCAGGTAGCTAAAGAGGCTAAGTTAACCGCAGCCGGCTTCCTGCAAAGCACTACGGGTTTTTCATCCATGATGAACTCGAAGGGTTTGTTCGCTTATACCAAATACTCGGATATCAACTTCTCGGCTACCTTGCGTACCGATGACGGCAAAGGCTCAGGCTATGCCACCCGCGATTACGAGAACGTAGCCGATATGGATACTCTGAAGTTTACTAAGATTGCTGCTCAAAAAGCAACAGGTTCGGCCGGGGCAAGGGCTATCGAACCGGGTAAGTATACGGTGATACTGGAACCTGCCGCGTCCATCGTATTATTAGAGAATTTGTGGGGCAGCCTCGATCAGCGCAGTACCGATGAGGGCCGCAGCTTTTTAAGCAAGAAAGGCGGTGGCACCCGTGTTGGCGAAAAGCTGATGGACGAGCGTGTAACCATTTTCTCGGACCCGGCACGTACCGATTTGCCGGGCCTGACCTGGACCGGCGATGGCCGTCCGCAGGTTAAACGCACATGGATAGAAAAAGGCGTAGTTAAAACCCTGTACAATTCGCGCTACTGGGCCGATAAGCAAAAGATAGAATCGATACCCGGCCCGGGGCCGATGATAATGGAAGGTGGTACACAAACGCTGGAGGAACTAATAAAAGGCACCGAGAAGGGGATACTGGTAACCCGCCTGTGGTACATCCGCCCGGTTGATCCGCAAACGCTGCTGTACACAGGCCTTACCCGCGATGGTACTTTTTATATCGAGAACGGCCAGATCAAATTTCCGGTAAAGAACTTCCGCTTTAATGAAAGCCCGGTGATCATGTTGAACAACCTGGATGCTTTGGGTATTCCGGAACGTACGGTAAGCGCCGAGAGTAACCAAAGCGCCCTGATACCGCCCATGCGCATTCGCGACTTTACATTTACCTCGTTAAGCGACGCGGTTTAG
- a CDS encoding BamA/TamA family outer membrane protein, whose protein sequence is MKKIFTLPILALLMQLDASAQIKNTFTDSVVVAVHPSYNDVTGAHRWLFGENYRVDWAMQVKLPVIKLSTFHGGLAPVKQGGGMESKSLRLEQKNGTEWVLRSVEKTPDKLLPENLQGTFAVDWIGDEFSGQHPYSALIVPPLAEAAHVAHANPVIGVVADDPALGEYRKTFAGLVCLLEEREPAGNSDNTIKMDRELVKSYEARVDGEAFLRARLLDLLIGDWDRHEDQWRWAVKKDGKERNYEPVPRDRDQVFHVNQGLLPTIAARSWLDPQLDHFEGDIPRIKYSIFKTRFMRAFPDAQMSYERWMEITNEFVKAETDAVLEAGLRRLPKESYNLRHTELLNKLKRRRDNIPAAMAEYYHFINRIVDIRLTDKNEQVSITDAPDKAMRVVVEKQNKNGQANGKLMDLVYHPDITKEIRLYLQGGDDKVVLNNSASPIKLRVIDSAGSKTFDIKQAYNKVQVYGQKDSTRFTGAANRVSKHLSNDTLNAKFVPVDLYNVWMPLATAGINADDGFLLGLGFKYTGKDGFRKGVYSTVQQLMITHSFATDAFRIKYNGEWIQAIGKADLTAEALMQAPDNTMNFFGRGNNTVLNKAGQYRRYYRTRFDIYQFSPALRWHTGEGATFSAGPSIQFYHLDLNDNAGRFISQAGQINSYDAAIVDQDKAHLGLVFNYTSNQRNNNVLPSKGFYFDVDVLGYSGLNSYSRGFVQIRPEFTYYQKITKGIVLSDRVGGGVSIGSPAFYQSMFLGGQGNLLGYLQNRFAGQHMAYNNLQGRVKLANIASYILPGQLGLTGFYDVGRVWVSGENSETWHQGAGGGLYFSPATLTVVQVLAGHSTEGWYPYISLNFRI, encoded by the coding sequence ATGAAAAAAATATTTACCCTGCCGATACTCGCTTTACTGATGCAACTCGATGCATCAGCCCAAATCAAAAATACGTTCACGGATAGCGTGGTGGTTGCCGTGCACCCATCGTATAATGATGTTACCGGCGCACACCGCTGGCTGTTTGGCGAGAATTACCGGGTAGATTGGGCCATGCAGGTTAAGCTGCCTGTTATTAAACTGTCAACCTTTCACGGTGGTTTAGCACCTGTGAAGCAGGGCGGCGGTATGGAATCAAAATCGTTACGATTGGAACAAAAGAACGGCACCGAATGGGTATTGCGCAGCGTAGAGAAAACGCCGGATAAACTATTGCCCGAAAATTTGCAGGGTACCTTCGCGGTAGATTGGATAGGGGACGAGTTTAGCGGGCAACATCCTTATTCGGCATTGATCGTCCCGCCGCTGGCCGAGGCCGCGCATGTGGCACACGCCAACCCGGTTATTGGTGTAGTAGCCGACGACCCTGCCCTTGGAGAGTACCGCAAAACCTTTGCCGGACTGGTATGCCTGCTGGAAGAACGGGAGCCGGCCGGCAATTCAGACAATACCATAAAAATGGATCGTGAACTGGTGAAAAGCTACGAAGCCCGGGTAGATGGCGAGGCTTTTCTTCGTGCCCGCCTGCTCGATCTGCTGATTGGCGATTGGGACAGGCACGAAGACCAATGGCGCTGGGCCGTAAAAAAGGATGGCAAAGAGCGCAATTACGAACCCGTTCCCCGCGACCGAGACCAGGTGTTTCACGTAAACCAGGGTTTGCTGCCTACTATCGCGGCCCGTTCATGGCTCGATCCGCAGCTGGATCATTTTGAAGGCGATATCCCCCGCATCAAATATTCGATATTTAAAACACGCTTTATGCGGGCCTTCCCCGATGCACAAATGAGTTACGAGCGCTGGATGGAGATCACCAACGAATTTGTAAAGGCCGAAACCGATGCCGTACTGGAAGCTGGTTTGCGCCGGTTGCCTAAGGAAAGCTATAACCTGCGCCATACCGAACTGCTCAATAAGCTAAAGCGACGCCGCGATAATATCCCGGCTGCCATGGCTGAATATTATCACTTCATCAACCGTATAGTTGATATCCGCCTGACTGATAAAAACGAGCAGGTAAGCATCACCGATGCGCCGGACAAGGCCATGCGTGTAGTAGTAGAAAAGCAAAATAAAAACGGGCAAGCCAACGGCAAACTGATGGATCTGGTTTACCACCCTGATATCACGAAGGAAATAAGATTATACCTGCAGGGCGGCGATGATAAGGTGGTGCTGAACAACAGCGCATCGCCCATAAAACTACGGGTGATTGATAGCGCCGGAAGCAAAACCTTTGATATTAAGCAAGCTTACAATAAAGTGCAGGTCTACGGGCAAAAGGACAGTACCCGCTTTACGGGAGCCGCCAATCGCGTAAGCAAACATTTATCAAATGATACGCTGAACGCCAAATTTGTGCCGGTAGATCTATATAACGTGTGGATGCCATTGGCTACAGCGGGTATTAATGCCGATGACGGCTTCCTGTTAGGGCTTGGCTTTAAATATACTGGCAAGGATGGTTTCCGAAAAGGGGTATACAGTACCGTTCAGCAGCTGATGATTACCCATTCGTTCGCTACCGATGCGTTCCGGATAAAATATAACGGCGAATGGATCCAGGCCATCGGTAAGGCAGATTTAACCGCCGAGGCTTTGATGCAGGCGCCGGATAATACCATGAACTTTTTTGGTCGGGGCAACAATACGGTGTTGAATAAAGCCGGGCAGTACCGCCGCTATTACCGCACCCGTTTTGATATCTATCAATTTAGTCCGGCGTTGCGCTGGCATACGGGAGAGGGGGCTACTTTTAGCGCCGGCCCATCCATCCAGTTTTATCATTTAGACCTTAACGATAATGCCGGCAGGTTTATCAGCCAGGCCGGCCAGATCAACTCGTACGATGCGGCTATTGTTGATCAAGATAAGGCGCACCTTGGCCTGGTTTTTAATTACACCAGTAACCAGCGCAATAATAACGTGCTGCCCAGTAAGGGCTTTTATTTTGATGTGGATGTGCTGGGCTATTCGGGCCTGAACAGCTACTCGCGCGGCTTTGTGCAGATCCGGCCCGAGTTTACGTATTATCAAAAGATAACTAAGGGTATCGTCCTGTCGGATAGGGTAGGTGGCGGTGTGAGTATAGGCAGCCCGGCCTTTTACCAGTCGATGTTTTTAGGTGGACAGGGGAACTTGTTGGGGTATCTGCAAAACCGCTTTGCCGGGCAGCATATGGCCTATAATAATTTGCAGGGGCGTGTAAAGCTGGCCAATATCGCCAGTTATATTTTGCCGGGACAATTGGGCTTAACCGGTTTTTACGATGTTGGCCGGGTATGGGTAAGCGGCGAAAATTCGGAGACCTGGCACCAGGGCGCGGGCGGCGGGCTATACTTCTCGCCGGCTACCTTAACCGTGGTGCAGGTATTGGCCGGGCACAGTACCGAGGGCTGGTATCCGTACATATCGCTAAACTTTAGGATATAA
- a CDS encoding helix-turn-helix transcriptional regulator, with protein sequence MALTNPLIKNKQTILYGVSLAAVLFLLKWLEIRLLIIDHAMEVYMGVIALFFTSLGIWLALRLAKPRVQTVVVEKTVYKDNTAGFVANEQEIDRLNISKRELEVLQLMCDGLSNREISARLFVSLNTVKTHTSNLFEKMEVKRRTQAVEAAKRLGIIA encoded by the coding sequence ATGGCACTCACCAATCCCCTGATAAAAAATAAGCAAACCATTTTATATGGCGTATCGCTGGCTGCCGTACTGTTTTTATTAAAGTGGCTGGAGATCCGTCTGCTGATCATCGATCACGCCATGGAGGTGTATATGGGCGTGATCGCCCTCTTTTTTACCTCGCTGGGGATCTGGTTAGCCCTAAGACTGGCCAAGCCCAGGGTACAAACAGTAGTAGTTGAAAAGACTGTTTACAAGGATAACACCGCCGGTTTTGTAGCCAACGAACAGGAGATAGACCGCCTCAACATCAGCAAGCGCGAACTGGAGGTGCTGCAATTAATGTGCGATGGCTTAAGTAACCGGGAGATTTCCGCGCGCCTGTTTGTATCGTTAAACACGGTGAAGACCCATACTTCTAACCTTTTTGAAAAGATGGAGGTGAAGCGCCGTACCCAGGCGGTAGAGGCGGCAAAACGATTGGGTATTATTGCCTGA
- a CDS encoding DUF4199 domain-containing protein, with protein sequence MKRNVLVFGGIAGLIVGIWMILTIGLNHNNPNFEHSMWMGYGSMLVAFSFIFVGIKNYRDKYNGGYITFGQAFKNGLFIALIGSTMYVLTWLVLYYCFMPDFMDKYVAHTMAQMQKSGASATELADTRKQMAGYQEMYKNPLMVIVLTYMEILPVGLVIALLAALILKRKPAKAQGVAVA encoded by the coding sequence ATGAAAAGAAATGTACTTGTATTTGGCGGCATCGCGGGTTTAATTGTGGGAATATGGATGATATTAACTATCGGCCTTAATCACAACAACCCCAATTTTGAGCACAGCATGTGGATGGGCTACGGCTCTATGCTGGTGGCTTTTTCCTTTATTTTTGTGGGGATAAAAAATTACCGCGATAAATATAACGGCGGCTATATCACCTTTGGGCAGGCTTTTAAAAACGGCTTATTTATCGCCCTGATCGGCTCAACCATGTATGTGCTAACCTGGCTGGTACTTTACTACTGTTTTATGCCCGATTTTATGGACAAATACGTTGCCCATACCATGGCGCAAATGCAGAAGAGCGGTGCAAGCGCTACCGAATTAGCCGACACCCGGAAGCAAATGGCTGGCTACCAGGAAATGTATAAGAACCCGCTGATGGTAATTGTACTCACTTATATGGAAATATTACCGGTGGGTTTGGTCATCGCTTTATTAGCCGCGCTGATATTGAAGCGTAAACCAGCTAAGGCCCAAGGAGTGGCTGTAGCGTAA
- a CDS encoding ATP-dependent Clp protease ATP-binding subunit has protein sequence MEAKFSPRVKDVISYSREEALRLGHDYIGTEHLLLGLIRDGDGVAIKLLRGLNVDTAKLRRAVEDAVKGTTGTNVHIGSIPLTKQAEKVLKITYLEAKIFKSDVIGTEHLLLSILRDEDNIASQLLLQFNVNYEIFKHEVDAHKNNVTDEMPGSSTGGDDDFKEEESFSQPKKVSDIKSKTPVLDNFGRDLTKAAEEGRLDPIVGREKEIERVSQILSRRKKNNPILIGEPGVGKSAIAEGLALRIVQRKVSRVLFNKRVVTLDLASLVAGTKYRGQFEERMKAVMNELEKSPDVILFIDEIHTIVGAGGASGSLDASNMFKPALARGEIQCIGATTLDEYRQYIEKDGALDRRFQKVMVEPASPDETVEILTRIKDKYEEHHGVTYTDEAILACVNLTTRYITDRFLPDKAIDALDESGSRVHLTNIHVPQEILDIEQKIEQIKIEKNKVVRSQKYEEAAKLRDTEKHLLEELEQAKAVWEAETKSKRYTVTEDNVAEVVAMMTGIPVQKVGQADSQKLLHMAENIGGKIIGQDDAIKKLTKAIQRTRAGLKDPKKPIGSFIFLGPTGVGKTELAKELARFMFDTEDALIQIDMSEYMEKFAVSRLVGAPPGYVGYEEGGQLTEKVRRKPYAVVLLDEIEKAHPDVFNILLQVLDEGQLTDSLGRKVDFRNAIIIMTSNIGARQLKDFGQGVGFGTSAMSKQADAHSRGVIENALKRAFAPEFLNRIDDVIVFNSLGKDEIFKIIDIELSALFGRISTLGYQIALTDNAKEFVADKGFDSQFGARPLKRAIQKYLEEPIAEEILKGELAEGDVMEVDYDKEADQIVVNVKSSGGNKKTKEETQE, from the coding sequence ATGGAAGCTAAATTTTCGCCACGGGTAAAAGACGTTATATCATATAGCAGAGAGGAGGCCTTACGCCTTGGGCATGACTATATTGGTACCGAGCATTTACTGTTAGGCCTTATCAGAGATGGCGACGGCGTTGCCATAAAATTATTACGAGGATTGAACGTAGATACCGCCAAACTGCGCCGCGCCGTGGAAGATGCCGTAAAGGGTACCACCGGCACCAACGTGCACATTGGCAGCATACCTTTAACCAAACAAGCCGAAAAAGTATTGAAGATCACTTACCTGGAAGCTAAAATATTCAAAAGCGATGTAATTGGTACCGAGCACCTGCTCCTTTCTATCCTGCGTGACGAGGATAACATCGCCTCACAACTTTTACTGCAATTTAACGTGAATTACGAGATATTTAAACACGAAGTAGACGCGCACAAAAATAACGTTACCGACGAAATGCCCGGCTCATCAACCGGCGGCGATGATGACTTTAAAGAAGAGGAATCATTTAGCCAGCCTAAAAAGGTGAGCGACATTAAATCGAAAACACCTGTGCTGGATAATTTTGGCCGCGATTTAACCAAAGCCGCCGAAGAAGGCCGTTTAGACCCAATTGTTGGTCGTGAGAAGGAAATTGAGCGTGTATCGCAGATCCTGTCGCGCCGTAAAAAGAATAACCCTATTTTAATTGGTGAACCGGGTGTTGGTAAAAGCGCCATTGCCGAAGGTTTGGCCCTGCGCATTGTACAACGTAAAGTAAGCCGTGTTTTGTTTAACAAGCGCGTGGTTACGCTGGATCTTGCATCGCTGGTGGCCGGCACCAAATACCGTGGCCAGTTCGAGGAACGTATGAAAGCCGTGATGAACGAGCTGGAAAAATCGCCGGATGTGATCCTGTTTATTGATGAGATCCACACCATTGTGGGTGCCGGTGGCGCTTCGGGTTCGCTGGATGCGTCGAACATGTTTAAGCCGGCTTTAGCACGTGGAGAGATCCAATGCATTGGCGCGACCACTTTGGATGAATATCGCCAGTATATTGAAAAAGATGGTGCTTTAGACCGTCGTTTCCAAAAGGTGATGGTTGAACCAGCCAGTCCGGATGAAACTGTTGAGATACTTACCCGTATTAAAGATAAATACGAAGAGCACCACGGCGTAACTTATACCGACGAAGCTATATTGGCCTGCGTTAACCTAACCACCCGCTACATCACCGACAGGTTTTTACCTGATAAGGCGATCGACGCGCTGGACGAATCAGGATCACGTGTGCACCTGACCAATATCCATGTTCCGCAGGAGATTTTGGATATTGAGCAGAAGATAGAGCAGATCAAGATAGAGAAAAACAAAGTGGTGCGCAGCCAGAAATACGAGGAAGCTGCCAAACTGCGTGATACTGAGAAGCATTTGTTAGAAGAGTTGGAACAGGCTAAAGCCGTTTGGGAAGCCGAAACCAAATCTAAACGCTACACCGTTACCGAAGATAACGTGGCAGAAGTTGTGGCCATGATGACCGGCATACCTGTACAAAAGGTGGGCCAGGCCGATAGCCAGAAACTGCTGCACATGGCCGAGAACATTGGCGGTAAGATCATTGGCCAGGATGATGCCATTAAGAAACTGACCAAAGCTATCCAGCGCACACGTGCCGGTTTGAAAGACCCTAAAAAACCAATCGGTTCGTTCATTTTCTTAGGCCCTACCGGTGTTGGTAAAACCGAGTTAGCTAAAGAGCTTGCCCGCTTTATGTTTGATACCGAGGACGCGCTGATCCAGATAGATATGAGCGAGTACATGGAGAAATTCGCGGTATCGCGCTTAGTGGGTGCGCCTCCGGGCTACGTAGGTTATGAAGAAGGCGGTCAGCTGACCGAGAAGGTTCGCCGTAAACCATATGCCGTGGTATTGCTGGATGAGATAGAGAAAGCCCACCCTGATGTATTCAATATTCTGCTACAGGTGTTGGATGAAGGCCAGCTGACCGATTCGCTTGGTCGCAAGGTTGATTTCAGGAACGCGATCATCATCATGACATCTAACATCGGCGCACGCCAGTTGAAGGATTTTGGCCAGGGTGTAGGTTTTGGTACCAGCGCCATGAGCAAACAGGCTGATGCCCACTCACGCGGGGTGATAGAGAATGCTTTGAAGCGTGCCTTCGCTCCTGAGTTTTTGAACCGTATCGATGATGTGATCGTGTTCAACTCGCTGGGTAAAGACGAGATCTTCAAAATTATCGATATCGAACTTTCGGCCCTGTTCGGCAGGATCAGCACACTGGGTTACCAGATCGCGCTGACCGACAATGCGAAGGAGTTTGTTGCCGATAAAGGCTTCGATTCACAATTCGGTGCCCGTCCGTTGAAGCGCGCCATCCAGAAATACCTGGAAGAGCCAATTGCTGAAGAAATACTGAAAGGCGAATTGGCCGAAGGCGATGTAATGGAAGTTGACTATGACAAGGAAGCCGATCAGATCGTTGTTAACGTAAAATCATCCGGCGGCAACAAGAAAACCAAGGAAGAAACACAGGAGTAA
- a CDS encoding TonB-dependent receptor, producing the protein MKFYLLLVMALACHISYAQNTFKAIIKDDKTHLPLAGVSVSITALNKGATTNAGGEATISNIPNGSFQIQFSYVSYFGQNKTFTFPLRDANTATEIFLEPQSGELAEVVVQTTRTGQNLKDIPTRIEALPQEELDEKGTMRPGDIKMLLGEATGIHVQQTSAVSSTANFRIQGLDSRYTQLLQDGMPMYQGFSGGLSLMQVSPINLKQVEFIKGSASTLYGGGAIAGLVNLISKTPANEPELTFLLNGNSAKGVDASGYYAQKWQHVGTTVFTSYNYNGAYAPANTLFTAVPHTNRVSVNPKLFLYMNDKNTGWIGINGTYENRFGGDIQVVNGNADNTHQYFERNKSYRFSTQLSFTHKIDTASSINVKNTVGYFDRDLAVPAYAFHAKQTSSYSEVNYVHKGNKASWVGGANLWTDHLTALPPYAALGYDLNTLGIFVQQTYKASNWLSVESGLRLDHNVPAANNNTNGLFLLPRVNFLCRISEQLTSRLGGGMGYKMPTIFNDQSEERGYGAIQPINIGMLKAERSAGVNADINYRGVVGDDAMVNINHLFFYTRVNDPLILQGSTFINAPGNLYTRGMETNAKILMDELGVYLGYTLTNTNRHYNSIVTPQSLTPKHRLNADVTYEIENCFRAGVEGFYNSSQYLDDGSTGRGYWTFGLLVQKMWKHLDIFINCENLTDQRQTRWGNIYKGTVTSPLFTDIYAPLDGVVVNMGVKIKVM; encoded by the coding sequence ATGAAATTTTATCTACTGCTTGTTATGGCATTGGCCTGCCATATCAGCTATGCACAAAATACTTTTAAGGCCATTATTAAAGATGATAAAACCCACCTTCCGCTGGCGGGGGTAAGCGTATCGATAACCGCGTTAAATAAAGGTGCTACCACTAACGCCGGCGGCGAAGCAACGATCAGCAATATCCCCAATGGCAGCTTCCAGATACAATTTAGCTATGTGAGCTACTTCGGCCAGAATAAAACCTTTACTTTTCCATTGCGTGATGCCAATACTGCAACTGAGATATTTTTAGAGCCGCAATCGGGCGAACTGGCCGAGGTGGTGGTACAAACTACCCGTACCGGCCAAAACCTGAAAGATATCCCTACCCGCATTGAGGCACTGCCACAGGAAGAACTGGACGAAAAAGGCACCATGCGCCCCGGCGATATTAAAATGCTGCTGGGCGAGGCAACGGGCATCCACGTACAACAAACATCGGCCGTGAGCAGTACAGCTAACTTCCGTATACAGGGTTTAGATAGCCGTTACACGCAGCTACTGCAGGATGGTATGCCCATGTACCAGGGTTTCTCGGGTGGGCTTAGTTTGATGCAGGTATCGCCAATTAACCTTAAACAGGTAGAATTTATTAAAGGTTCGGCATCTACCCTTTACGGCGGCGGGGCTATTGCCGGTTTGGTGAACCTTATCAGCAAAACCCCGGCTAACGAGCCTGAACTTACTTTTTTGCTGAATGGCAACAGCGCTAAGGGTGTAGACGCCAGCGGATATTACGCGCAAAAATGGCAGCACGTGGGTACTACCGTATTTACATCGTATAATTATAACGGCGCGTATGCCCCGGCCAATACGCTGTTTACCGCTGTGCCGCACACCAACAGGGTAAGCGTTAACCCCAAGCTATTTTTATACATGAATGATAAAAACACCGGCTGGATAGGCATTAACGGCACTTACGAGAACCGCTTTGGCGGCGATATACAGGTGGTAAACGGCAATGCCGATAACACGCACCAGTATTTCGAGCGGAATAAAAGTTATCGCTTCTCTACCCAGCTATCATTCACCCACAAGATCGATACGGCAAGCAGCATTAACGTTAAAAATACGGTGGGCTACTTCGATCGCGACCTGGCGGTACCTGCCTATGCCTTTCACGCCAAACAAACCTCTTCCTACTCCGAGGTTAACTACGTGCATAAAGGCAATAAAGCCAGTTGGGTAGGTGGCGCCAATTTATGGACAGACCATCTGACGGCCTTGCCGCCTTACGCGGCATTAGGATATGATCTGAATACCTTAGGCATATTTGTACAGCAAACCTACAAGGCCAGCAATTGGCTGTCGGTTGAAAGTGGCTTACGGCTTGACCACAACGTACCGGCTGCCAATAATAACACCAACGGGCTGTTCCTGCTGCCGCGTGTTAACTTCCTGTGCAGGATCAGCGAGCAGTTGACCAGTCGCCTTGGCGGTGGTATGGGTTACAAAATGCCAACCATTTTTAACGATCAGAGCGAAGAGCGTGGATACGGCGCCATCCAGCCAATCAATATTGGTATGCTTAAGGCTGAAAGATCGGCCGGGGTTAACGCGGATATTAATTACCGTGGTGTGGTGGGCGATGATGCGATGGTCAATATCAACCACCTGTTTTTTTATACCAGGGTGAATGATCCGCTGATCTTGCAAGGCAGTACCTTTATCAACGCGCCGGGTAACCTATATACCAGGGGTATGGAAACCAATGCCAAAATATTAATGGATGAACTGGGTGTTTACCTCGGTTATACCCTTACTAATACCAACCGGCATTATAACAGCATAGTTACCCCGCAAAGCTTAACCCCTAAGCACCGCTTAAATGCCGATGTAACCTACGAGATCGAGAACTGTTTCCGCGCAGGTGTGGAGGGCTTCTACAATAGTTCGCAGTATCTTGACGATGGCAGCACAGGCCGCGGCTACTGGACCTTTGGCCTGTTAGTGCAAAAAATGTGGAAGCACCTGGATATTTTCATCAACTGCGAAAACCTGACCGACCAGCGCCAAACCCGCTGGGGGAATATTTATAAAGGAACCGTTACCTCTCCCCTGTTTACCGATATTTATGCTCCGCTTGATGGCGTTGTTGTGAACATGGGTGTTAAGATAAAAGTGATGTAG